In one window of Mytilus trossulus isolate FHL-02 chromosome 7, PNRI_Mtr1.1.1.hap1, whole genome shotgun sequence DNA:
- the LOC134724857 gene encoding polycystin-1-like protein 2: MSFEKNSVQSFLDQGNVSRDGVKISTKNLTISNVSDASMQLTVTVVKKSPVPHAKGDHRISSKCVMISAVDADGKDLKMEREVSLPNPEIVHFLGPTSPDPANPELMLYVRFEVLDNHDASITYIKLKGDVPGDMYIIYTAYFKSEAYPTITEYDYKYDVTTDDMEDMGLKIITPVGTLKQGQCFLALQPKPNVPAADDAAQTRRKRSTVNNNSTSSGNNTFNPFTGNVSIVTITTGCRSFNQTTSAWEPNGCIVLPFSTLNETVCRCPSKTKTLATTFFVTPNTIDFNNVWSKFDIANAAVYGTLTVLLLLYLLLAILLRRKDRQDKLNWSMRFLCDCDSEDPYFYMISVHTGLRPGSGTDSNVNFVLAGEGGDSGVRLLSDGVQHGFGTSSVRNFVMSTNVVLGELTYFRLWHDNTGQGNRNSWYLHKLIVDDPQTNQRYLFQCDKWLSIDFDDGMIERIIPVSITDDIGVESLFYQQSRMNLTENHLWMSLFVRPTRSVFTRVQRLACGMTLLLLTMISNAMFFKSADEETMQADSVKIGFFRLSMSNLFISFIGIIITTPPIFFATFVFRNTEPKAQPLHFQKKTKERKCLPCLKQKESDGEKLKEIESGLSEDDEFLIYKKRRFPYFVAYIAWIVLVLASSASAFFLLLYSMEWGKNKSEEWLSTFILSFFESILFVDPIKVILIAFLIALIFKKHVDDETTLVDMKKLRSAASKHSAGNSRLFWAFRHEILSKAEPPAEEKLNKQREVIKLQTRAKSVFREVILYTVFAIVVYCISYLNRDDRAYIMKSNIDNHIYESSKVQFGFSKVNSMDTLMQWMDETFVPVFYPVQEYNGASLSLQDKFYINDLTNIRLGLVRLRQVRMPKEKCGYWKLTPKHFCTTDFQSSREEKRHHCVSWKSRNSTCPVAEDTFLTKDAYRYRSAEELHSMPFAGGYDVYGGGGYVQDFPNNRDSVNTILNEIKTHRWMDRRTRALLIEFSLYNSNIKLIAFSTFAVEFTDTGNVLAYTFTQSFRPTLLTDATGAVSIFFYFIYIIALIIATVKIIGKFRDQGCDFFKAAWNVIDLITVVLSYAAIAVWIVKYIQTSRALKRYYNDKSGFISFVQIVFWDNVFNSIVGIIVFTATLRILKALGYNKRCAELVTVVKHAAPQLFSFFVVFGLGFFGFVILGHLLFGSSMFDYHNMLTASGSLANTLIGRNSLDKMVAAAPSFAQVYFFVYVLFIIFILLTMFAAILNQSITEVRANYKNESPIGILDLIKGAFTDLLGLVGIHLRSNKRQNSVQKKYMTGVPKKNAQIDTPNLLQLLRDTFGEVGDEKLKNEKNGDKNQSSEGDGISKEDLDYVISEEDKKRFNKLSQKSGCISRARTPRDIDLEISNSKSVENKSYISYL, translated from the exons GTAACTGTTGTCAAGAAATCTCCAGTTCCTCATGCAAAAGGTGACCATCGCATATCTAGCAAATGTGTAATGATATCTGCCGTAGATGCAGATGGCAAAgatttaaaaatggaaagagAAGTATCCTTACCGAACCCTGAAATTGTACATTTCTTGGGCCCTACTAGTCCCGATCCAGCTAACCCAGAACTTATGTTGTATGTCCGGTTTGAAGTCCTGGATAATCATGATGCATCGATAACTTACATAAAACTGAAAGGAGATGTTCCAGGggacatgtatataatttacaCTGCATACTTCAAGAGTGAAGCGTATCCCACAATCACAGAATATGATTATAAATACGATGTAACCACTGATGATATGGAGGATATGggattaaaaataataacaccTGTAGGAACTCTAAAACAAGGTCAGTGTTTCTTGGCATTGCAACCGAAACCAAATGTTCCAGCTGCAGACGATGCTGCGCAGACAAGAAGAAAAAGGAGTACTGTAAATAACAACAGTACATCGAGTGGAAACAATACTTTTAACCCGTTCACTGGTAACGTTAGCATTGTGACTATAACAACTGGATGCAGATCATTTAATCAAACAACATCCGCATGGGAACCTAATGGATGTATT gttTTGCCTTTTTCCACTTTGAATGAGACAGTCTGCAGATGTCCAAGTAAAACAAAGACTTTGGCAACAACATTTTTTGTTACTCCTAATACGATAGATTTTAACAATGTCTGGTCAAAGTTTGATATTGCTAATGCTGCAGTGTATGGTACTCTTACAGTACTGTTACTACTTTACCTACTATTGGCAATATTGCTAAGGAGAAAGGATAGACAAGATAAACTAAAT TGGTCAATGAGATTTTTATGTGACTGTGATAGCGAGGATCCATATTTCTATATGATATCTGTACATACTGGCTTACGACCTGGTTCGGGGACAGATTCAAACGTGAACTTTGTTTTGGCGGGAGAAGGTGGAGATAGTGGAGTTAGACTTCTAAGCGATGGAGTTCAACAC GGATTCGGCACTTCTTCTGTAAGGAATTTCGTGATGTCTACTAATGTTGTCCTCGGCGAGTTAACCTACTTCCGGTTATGGCATGACAACACGGGCCAAGGAAACAGAAATTCATGGTATCTGCATAAATTAATTGTGGATGATCCACAAACAAATCAAAG GTACCTGTTTCAGTGTGACAAATGGTTATCAATTGATTTTGATGATGGTATGATTGAACGCATAATTCCAGTTTCCATTACGGACGACATTGGAGTAGAATCCTTGTTTTATCAGCAGTCAAGAATGAACTTGACAGAAAATCATCTATGGATGTCTTTGTTTGTACGTCCTACAAGAAGCGTCTTTACGCGTGTGCAGAGACTTGCCTGTGGAATGACACTGCTTCTCCTGACCATGATTTCAAATGCAATGTTCTTCAAGTCTGCGGACGAAGAAACTATGCAAGCTGACAGTGTAAAAATCGGATTTTTTCGATTGTCAATGTCAAATTTATTCATATCATTCATTGGTATTATAATTACCACTCCACCTATTTTCTTTGCAACATTTGTATTTAGGAACACCGAACCAAAGGCCCAACCATTACATTTCCAGAAGAAAACAAAGGAACGTAAATGCTTaccatgtttaaaacaaaaggaAAGTGATGGAGAAAAACTCAAGGAAATTGAATCTGGCTTATCTGAGGATGATGAATTTCTCATTTATAAAAAGCGTAGATTTCCATACTTTGTCGCTTATATTGCTTGGATCGTGTTGGTTTTAGCATCATCAGCGTCTGCGTTCTTCCTTTTACTATACAGCATGGAATGGGGAAAGAACAAATCAGAAGAATGGCTTTCAACGTTCATATTGTCGTTCTTCGAATCTATCTTATTTGTAGATCCAATAAAG GTGATTTTGATAGCCTTTTTAATTGCCCTGATATTTAAAAAGCATGTTGATGATGAAACCACattggttgatatgaaaaaactaCGGTCTGCAGCAAGTAAACATTCAGCTGGAAACTCTCGGCTTTTCTGGG cATTTAGACATGAGATTTTGTCGAAAGCTGAACCACCAGCGGAAGAAAAACTGAATAAACAAAGGGAAGTTATAAAGCTGCAGACGAGGGCAAAATCAGTGTTCCGTGAAGTTATTTTATACACAGTCTTTGCAATAGTTGTGTATTGTATTAGTTATTTGAACCGAGATGACAGAGCCTACATCATGAAGTCTAACATTGACAATCACATATATGAATCCAGCAAAGTACAATTTGGATTTTCTAAG GTCAATTCTATGGATACGTTAATGCAGTGGATGGATGAGACATTTGTTCCAGTGTTTTATCCAGTTCAGGAATACAATGGAGCCAGTCTTAGTTTACAAGATAAATTCTACATCAATGATCTTACAAACATACGTCTTGGTTTGGTTCGACTTCGTCAAGTCAGAATGCCGAAAG AAAAATGTGGTTATTGGAAACTAACACCAAAGCATTTCTGCACAACTGATTTTCAGTCGAGTAGAGAAGAAAAACGTCATCACTGTGTGTCATGGAAATCAAGGAACTCAACATGCCCAGTAGCAGAAGACACTTTCCTAACGAAGGATGCATATAGATACAGATCAGCGGAGGAACTGCATAGTATGCCATTTGCTGGAGGTTATGATGTATATGGAGGGGGAGGCTATGTTCAAGATTTTCCAAACAACCGTGATTCTGTTAATACTATCTTAAACGAAATAAAAACACACAGATGGATGGATCGAAGAACAAGGGCTCTTTTGATTGAGTTTTCACTATATAATTCAAACATCAAGCTTATTGCATTTTCAACCTTTGCTGTCGAGTTCACCGATACGGGAAATGTGTTAGCGTACACATTTACACAATCATTCAGACCGACACTTTTAACAGATGCAACGGGTGCGgtctccatttttttttactttatctaTATTATAGCACTTATTATAGCAACGGTCAAAATTATTGGAAAATTTCGTGACCAAGGATGTGATTTCTTTAAAGCTGCATGGAATGTCATTGATCTAATAACTGTTGTATTGAGTTATGCCGCTATAGCTGTCTGGATTGtcaaatatattcaaacaagCAGAGCCCTTAAACGGTATTACAATGATAAGAGTGGATTCATAAGTTTCGTTCAAATTGTCTTCTGGGATAACGTATTCAACAGTATAGTTGGTATTATAGTATTCACGGCCACTCTAAGAATACTTAAAGCCTTGGGATATAATAAAAGATGTGCCGAACTCGTAACTGTCGTCAAACACGCTGCTCCACAACTATTCAGCTTTTTTGTAGTCTTCGGATTAGGATTTTTTGGGTTTGTTATTCTTGGACATTTATTATTTGGCTCGTCGATGTTTGATTATCATAACATGCTTACAGCAAGCGGCAGTCTGGCTAATACGTTGATAGGAAGAAACAGTCTTGACAAAATGGTTGCTGCGGCTCCGTCCTTTGCACAAGTATATTTCTTTGTGTATGTgctgtttattatatttattttgttaacgaTGTTTGCTGCCATTTTGAATCAGAGTATCACGGAAGTACGTGCCAACTACAAGAATGAGAGCCCAATTGGAATTCTTGATTTGATTAAAGGGGCATTTACGGATTTGTTGGGATTGGTAGGCATCCATTTGAGAAGTAACAAACGACAAAACAGTGTACAGAAAA AATACATGACAGGCGTACCAAAGAAGAATGCTCAAATTGATACACCAAACTTGCTACAACTTCTAAGGGATACCTTTGGAGAAGTCGGAGATGAAAAATTG aaaaatgaaaaaaatggagATAAAAACCAGTCGTCTGAAGGAGACGGAATAAGCAAAGAAGACCTTGATTATGTGATCAGTGAAGAAGACAAGAAACGTTTTAATAAATTGTCCCAAAAGAGTGGTTGTATTTCCAGGGCGAGGACACCTAGAGATATTGACCTTGAAATTTCTAACTCCAAAAGCGTAGAAAACAAATCGTACATCAGTTATTTATAA